From Scomber scombrus chromosome 6, fScoSco1.1, whole genome shotgun sequence, the proteins below share one genomic window:
- the nr2f2 gene encoding COUP transcription factor 2: MAMVVWRGSQDDVADTQGALSSQTQGGLSLPTPQPGQLNLTASQVAPPTPQTPVQGPPNNTQSTPTNQTTQQSEKQSQHIECVVCGDKSSGKHYGQFTCEGCKSFFKRSVRRNLTYTCRANRNCPIDQHHRNQCQYCRLKKCLKVGMRREAVQRGRVPPTQPHHGQFSLTNGDPLHCHSYLSGYISLLLRAEPYPTSRYGSQCMQPNNIMGIENICELAARMLFSAVEWARNIPFFPDLQITDQVALLRLTWSELFVLNAAQCSMPLHVAPLLAAAGLHASPMSADRVVAFMDHIRIFQEQVEKLKALHVDSAEYSCLKAIVLFTTDACGLSDVAHVESLQEKSQCALEEYVRSQYPNQPTRFGKLLLRLPSLRTVSSSVIEQLFFVRLVGKTPIETLIRDMLLSGSSFNWPYMSIQ; this comes from the exons ATGGCAATGGTAGTGTGGAGAGGCTCCCAGGACGATGTGGCTGACACCCAAGGCGCCCTTTCCTCGCAAACCCAAGGAGGACTATCTCTTCCCACCCCTCAACCAGGCCAGTTGAATCTGACAGCCTCTCAGGTCGCCCCTCCGACCCCTCAGACTCCGGTCCAAGGACCCCCGAACAACACACAGTCCACGCCGACGAACCAGACGACGCAGCAGTCAGAGAAGCAGTCACAGCACATTGAATGCGTGGTGTGCGGGGATAAATCCAGTGGTAAACACTATGGCCAGTTTACTTGCGAGGGGTGCAAAAGCTTCTTCAAACGGAGCGTACGGCGGAACCTCACTTACACATGCCGTGCCAACAGGAATTGTCCAATCGACCAACACCACCGCAATCAGTGTCAGTACTGCCGCCTCAAAAAATGCCTCAAAGTCGGCATGAGACGGGAAG CCGTGCAAAGGGGACGGGTGCCACCCACACAGCCACACCATGGTCAGTTCTCCTTGACAAATGGAGACCCACTCCACTGCCATTCCTACTTATCCGGATATATCTCTCTCCTGTTGAGAGCGGAGCCCTACCCGACGTCCCGGTATGGCAGTCAATGCATGCAACCCAACAACATAATGGGCATCGAGAACATTTGTGAACTAGCAGCCAGGATGCTCTTCAGTGCCGTGGAGTGGGCCAGGAATATTCCCTTCTTTCCAGACCTTCAGATCACCGACCAGGTGGCTCTGCTGAGGTTGACGTGGAGTGAGTTATTTGTGCTCAACGCCGCGCAGTGCTCCATGCCCCTGCATGTGGCTCCTCTCCTGGCGGCGGCTGGCCTTCACGCCTCCCCCATGTCTGCGGACAGAGTGGTGGCCTTTATGGACCACATTAGGATCTTCCAAGAACAAGTGGAAAAGCTCAAAGCTTTGCACGTTGACTCTGCTGAATATAGCTGCTTAAAGGCAATTGTGCTCTTCACCACAG ATGCTTGTGGCCTCTCAGATGTGGCCCATGTGGAAAGTTTGCAGGAGAAGTCCCAGTGCGCCCTGGAGGAATATGTCCGGAGCCAGTATCCCAACCAGCCAACACGGTTTGGGAAGTTGTTACTCCGCTTGCCTTCCCTCCGCACAGTCTCTTCCTCGGTCATAGAACAGTTATTTTTCGTCCGATTGGTAGGTAAAACCCCAATTGAAACTCTCATCAGGGATATGTTGCTTTCGGGGAGCAGTTTTAACTGGCCTTACATGTCAATTCAGTAA